In Methylotenera versatilis 79, the DNA window GGTTCATTAACAAGTTAAGTGCAAAATTTTGTTCGCGATTACGCGCAACAATGCCCCAAACATTATGTTTAGGATTCATGTGATCATGCACAACTTGCAATACAGCATGATTATTCTCTAGCTTACGCACAATGGCGTGAAAAGGTTTATCGAACTCATAAAAAACGAATTCGTTGATTAAAAACGTTTTGACCAACGGGCCGGTGATGCGATAAAACATACGACCAGCTTCTTGCCAAGATTCCATCGCTTTACTGTGCGTATCCCAAAAATTTTGCGGCAATTCACGCATGCCGCTATAAAGTAAATCGGTATCTTCAAGCACCTTGTCATTAAAATAATCTTGTGCCATCACGCCCATTGCACGAGCTTTAATGCGGATATTGATGTCTTTGCTGACTAAAATAACTTGGCGATTAGGTTGCTGTTTTTGTTGTCCTAATACGACGCTGATAATCTGATTATCAGCTTTGCTACCAGCCAAACCGGGCAGCTCAATATCTACTTGTGACGTTTGTAAAAATAAGCGGCCGGCTAGATGTTTATTGCCATTAATGGCTAGAGGACAGCCTAATTCCAAATTCGTCAAATCAGTGCCGACAATCTCTTCTAAGTAACGGCTGGCTTGGCGTGCATTTCGTGCAACTTCGGTCACGCCTTTTTTGTTGTTATCCAGTTCTTCAAGCGTAACCATTGGCAAGTAAATATCATGTTCTTCAAACCTAAATAGGCTTGAAGGATCGTGCATCAATACATTGGTATCCAGTACAAAAAGCTTAGTACTGGTTTTAGAGCTGACTGATTTGGAACCAGCCGATTTAGAAGCTGTTGATTTCAAACCAGTGCTTGAAGTGGATGATGCGTTTTCTGCTAATTTTTTCGCCATAGTTTTTAAAATAGTCTTTTAAATTAATTATAAAGTTTGAATAAAATCCAGCACTTGTTGCACGTGCCCGTCTACTTTTACGCCACGCCATTCTTTTACCAAAACACCATTTTTATCAATCGCAAATGTGCTGCGTTCTACGCCGCGCACTTGCTTGCCGTACATGTTTTTCATTTTCATCACGCTAAAAAGGCTACAGGCCAATTCTTCTGTATCTGCCAATAATTCAAACGGAAAGCTGAATTTAGCTTTAAAGTTTTCATGTGATTTTAAGCTGTCACGCGAAACACCAACAATTTCAGTATTCGCTGCCTGAAAATCCGCATAGTGATCACGAAATTGCATGCCCTGCGTAGTACAGCCTGGTGTGGAATCTTTTGGGTAAAAATAAATAACCAGCGTTTTACCTAGATAGTCAGATAGTTTAAAAGTTTTTCCACTAGTGGCAGGTAATTCAAAATCAGTAACGGGCTGGTTTAACATATTTGGTGGTTTAGTATATTGGTTTAACGTGTTAATTATCGTGCGGATAAGAGTTATTTAACTACGTTCCTATTGTTGTAAAAAAACGGCATTAAGGCAAGCTTAAATTGCACTAATATTTAAGACAGGTATTTGAGACAAGCATGAATACTTAACGTGCGAAAAATGCCAAAAATGCTTCTGACTGTTTATTGCGGCAAAGTAAGGGTGATGGATGTGCCTTTTGGCTTAACGGTTTCAAACAGAATGGTGCCGCTTAATACTTCGCAGACTTTAAACGCAAAAGGGATGCCCAAGCCAGTGCCAAAACGCTTGGTGCTAGGGCCAGCGCTAGCGGCGTGAGGGTCTGGTATAAAAGGCATGCCAGCGCCTTCATCAAGAATATTGCTACTGAAAATACCCTCTATAATCTGCGCGGTAATGGTAATTTGGCTATTTTTAGGTGATGCATCAATAGCGTTTAATATTAGATTATAAAAAACTTGCTCTAATAAATGTTCATCTGTTCGAATATCCATGATATCAGTACTTATTTTTTTGATGATTTGAATATTTTTATCACGTATTTTTTGCATTAATGGCAACAGTGCGCCGTCTAAAATAGGCGCAAACTTCACTAGTTTTAACTGTGGTTTAATCGGTAATAGATAAGCCAACAATGATCCAGTCCAACGCTCAAGCCTGTCTACGGTATTGATGATGCCATTCAGCGATTCGCGTGTCTCAATATCATGACTCGGCACATCGACCACTTGCGCGGTAGCGCGGATACTGGCGAGAGGGTTGCGGATATTGTGTGCCAACATTGGCACTAACAATCCCATAGCAGCTTGTTTCTCCGTTCGCACCAGCGCATCGCGGCTGGTTTGTAACTCATCTGCCATCTTGTTGATTTCTCTTGATAAAGTCACCAACTCAGCTGCGCCAGTTTCTGGCACTTTGTGCTGTAGATTACCGGCGCTAATCTCAGCGGTTGCTTTCATCACGGCATTAATCGGACTAACGATGGCGCGTTTTAAGAAAATGCGTGACAAAAATAATAATAATCCAGCCAACAATATCGGAATGATCAATACCGCAATCGCAGACTCTTTTGCTTCCACTAAACGCGTTTTTAACTCAATTTGTTTTAAGGTCAGTAAATCTTCTGCCCGTTTCGATACACTTTCGTAATGGCTGAAAATACCTGTTTCGATGTCTTTATACAGCGATTTTTGTGAATCTTTGTCTGGCTTGGCCTGATAGCGATAAAACAAGTTGGGGGCCTCATTCACAAAGATACGGTAGTTGTTTTCCAACTCATTAATCGCCTGTTTTTCTTGTACGCCTACCGCTAAAGATTGTAGTTCAGCAAAGTGTTTTAATATGGATTGTGTATAGGTGTTGTACTCGGTTAACGCTTCATTATCTTGCAAAAAAAACGAGTCAAATAACTCTTTCATTTGCCGATATAAGTCACCGCGCGTCTGCTGGATTTCACGCACTAATAAATTGATGCGTTGCGATTCATTAGATGCTTTATCCCAAATGTGAATGCCATAAAGGCCGCTGGCAAAGGCGAGAAGAATAAGCGCGATAAAGATCAGTTCATGCACTAACAGTAAATCACGTAGCGTTTTAGTGGTGCGCATGGCAAATATTTTTTAAATTAGGATGCGAAATCAAAAATCGATTGAGTCGATTATTCGAGTTTAAACGAAACAGGCACTGTGATATTAAAGGTGCGGTTTCTAAGCGTTTCGGGCGGCGCGGGGAAGGGGGAAGCTTTGCGTACCATTTCCAATGCTTGTTTGTCTAAGGCATCGTAACCACTGCCTTGCTTAATGCTCACAGATAACACTTTTCCGTTACCATCCAATTTTAAATCCAATAATACTTCGCCTTCCCAGCCGCGTGTTTGCGCAATTCTTGGGTATTGTTTGTGTTTCGCAATCGCGCGACCTAATAAATTGCCATATTCACCTAGCGCATTATCCACTTCAGCGGGGCTGCGTTCTGGTGCTTTAGCCACTTCTGGTGCGGGCGGCGCAACAACAACAGCCACTGGCGCAGTATCTGTTTTAGGTTGAACTGCAATAACAGTAGGTGCTGGCTGCATTTCAACTGGTGGCGCTGCTTGTTCTACTTCTGTCACCGGGCTTGGCGCTTCTACGGTTTTAGTGATTGGCTTAGGCTCGATTATTTTTTTAATCGGCTCAGGTTTTTTAACTTCGGGTTTAGGTTGTTCTGGTGGTTGAATCGGCTGAACTTCTGCAACTGGCTCTGGCGCGGCGGGTTTTTGTAGTTCAATTTCTAACGGAACGGGTTTTTTAAGTGTGTCAAACTTTAGATTGGGTAAGGTGATCGCCAATAATGCATGCAATAAAATAGAGCAAATAATCGCCCAAATAAGCGTGCTTTCGTTAAAGTTAGATTTTTTAATAGAGACGTCCAAAATGCGATCAATAAGGAAACATATTAAGCTAAGCTCTTGATTATACTATAGGTTTAATTGAATTGGTATTAGCTGATTTTGGCTGAATTAAACCATTAATTCAATGTTATGTTAAATATATTTATTAAATTGCTT includes these proteins:
- a CDS encoding PhoH family protein, whose product is MAKKLAENASSTSSTGLKSTASKSAGSKSVSSKTSTKLFVLDTNVLMHDPSSLFRFEEHDIYLPMVTLEELDNNKKGVTEVARNARQASRYLEEIVGTDLTNLELGCPLAINGNKHLAGRLFLQTSQVDIELPGLAGSKADNQIISVVLGQQKQQPNRQVILVSKDINIRIKARAMGVMAQDYFNDKVLEDTDLLYSGMRELPQNFWDTHSKAMESWQEAGRMFYRITGPLVKTFLINEFVFYEFDKPFHAIVRKLENNHAVLQVVHDHMNPKHNVWGIVARNREQNFALNLLMNPDIDFVTLLGQAGTGKTLLTLAAALTQTLDKKIYSEIIMTRVTVPVGEDIGFLPGTEEEKMAPWMGALEDNLDVLNKTDEDAGEWGRAATQDLIRTRIKVKSLNFMRGRTFLHKFLIIDEAQNLTPKQMKTLITRAGPGTKVVCLGNIAQIDTPYLTEGSSGLTYVVDRFKGWEHNGHITLVRGERSRLADFAAEAL
- a CDS encoding peroxiredoxin, encoding MLNQPVTDFELPATSGKTFKLSDYLGKTLVIYFYPKDSTPGCTTQGMQFRDHYADFQAANTEIVGVSRDSLKSHENFKAKFSFPFELLADTEELACSLFSVMKMKNMYGKQVRGVERSTFAIDKNGVLVKEWRGVKVDGHVQQVLDFIQTL
- a CDS encoding sensor histidine kinase codes for the protein MRTTKTLRDLLLVHELIFIALILLAFASGLYGIHIWDKASNESQRINLLVREIQQTRGDLYRQMKELFDSFFLQDNEALTEYNTYTQSILKHFAELQSLAVGVQEKQAINELENNYRIFVNEAPNLFYRYQAKPDKDSQKSLYKDIETGIFSHYESVSKRAEDLLTLKQIELKTRLVEAKESAIAVLIIPILLAGLLLFLSRIFLKRAIVSPINAVMKATAEISAGNLQHKVPETGAAELVTLSREINKMADELQTSRDALVRTEKQAAMGLLVPMLAHNIRNPLASIRATAQVVDVPSHDIETRESLNGIINTVDRLERWTGSLLAYLLPIKPQLKLVKFAPILDGALLPLMQKIRDKNIQIIKKISTDIMDIRTDEHLLEQVFYNLILNAIDASPKNSQITITAQIIEGIFSSNILDEGAGMPFIPDPHAASAGPSTKRFGTGLGIPFAFKVCEVLSGTILFETVKPKGTSITLTLPQ
- a CDS encoding energy transducer TonB, whose translation is MDVSIKKSNFNESTLIWAIICSILLHALLAITLPNLKFDTLKKPVPLEIELQKPAAPEPVAEVQPIQPPEQPKPEVKKPEPIKKIIEPKPITKTVEAPSPVTEVEQAAPPVEMQPAPTVIAVQPKTDTAPVAVVVAPPAPEVAKAPERSPAEVDNALGEYGNLLGRAIAKHKQYPRIAQTRGWEGEVLLDLKLDGNGKVLSVSIKQGSGYDALDKQALEMVRKASPFPAPPETLRNRTFNITVPVSFKLE